Sequence from the Angustibacter luteus genome:
TCGTCGTGGAGTTGATGACCGGGATGCCGTGGGTCCGGTAGAGCGCGTCGGCCCGTCGCAGCTCCTTGGTGCACTGCTCCAGGGAGGCGTACGTCGAGTTGGGACGGCGCTGCTGACGCACCTCGCTCAGCCTGCCTGGCGTGGCGATCAGCCCGAAGCACCGCTCGCCCAGGTGGGCGATGGGGCGCGGCAGATCGGTGGTCTCCAGGTCGTCCTCGATCAACGGGTAGTTCGCCACGAACAACCCGTGCTGCAGCGCCAGGTACATCGTGGTCGGGGTCTTCCCGCATCGCGACGGCGCGACCAGGATCACGTCCGCCCGGTCCAGGGCCCGCAGGCTCTGCCCGTCGTCGTGCTCGATCGCGTACTCGATCGCCTGCATGCGCGAGTTGTAGCGCTGGATGTCACCGACGCCGTGCAGCCGAGCCGCGACCCGTGCGCCCGAGGCGCCGAGGATCGACTCCACCCGCTGCATGTGCAGCTCGAAGAAGTCGATGATCGGGCAGCGTGAGGTCAGCAGCACCTTGCGGATCTCGTCGGTCGCGGCGGTGGTGAAGGCCAGCGGGGTCACCGGACCGTCCATCGCCTCGTCCAGGATCGCGACGACTTTGCGCGCCTCCTCCTCGGTGGAG
This genomic interval carries:
- a CDS encoding pyruvate, water dikinase regulatory protein; protein product: MQDEPVPVFFLSDSTGISAETMGNALLIQFPDLRFERRLIPFISTEEEARKVVAILDEAMDGPVTPLAFTTAATDEIRKVLLTSRCPIIDFFELHMQRVESILGASGARVAARLHGVGDIQRYNSRMQAIEYAIEHDDGQSLRALDRADVILVAPSRCGKTPTTMYLALQHGLFVANYPLIEDDLETTDLPRPIAHLGERCFGLIATPGRLSEVRQQRRPNSTYASLEQCTKELRRADALYRTHGIPVINSTTRSVEEMSTLILQTLGTRPSKERGRP